One Gallus gallus isolate bGalGal1 chromosome 11, bGalGal1.mat.broiler.GRCg7b, whole genome shotgun sequence DNA window includes the following coding sequences:
- the RANBP10 gene encoding ran-binding protein 10 isoform X4, which produces MGIGLSAQGVNMNRLPGWDKHSYGYHGDDGHSFCSSGTGQPYGPTFTTGDVIGCCVNLINNTCFYTKNGHSLGIAFTDLPSNLYPTVGLQTPGEIVDANFGQQPFVFDIEDYMREWRAKIQSTIKRFPIGDRLGEWQAMLQNMVSSYLVHHGYCSTATAFARVTDTAIQEEQTSIKNRQRIQKLVLAGRVGEAIEATQQLYPGLLEHNPNLLFMLKCRQFVEMVNGTDSEVRCFSARSPRSQDSYPGSPSLSPRHGSSNSHVHSTGADSPTCSNGVMSTKSKQSHSKYPTLSSSSSSSSSSSPSSVNYSESNSTDSTKSQQHSSTSNQETSDSEMEMEAEHYPNGVLENSSTRIMNGTYKHEEILQTDESSMDSCPQRQLCGGNHAATERMIQFGRELQMLSEQLCREYGKNTMHKKMLQDAFSLLAYSDPWNCPVGQQLDPIQREPVCAALNSAILESQNLPKQPPLMLALGQASECLRLMARVGLGSCSFARVDDYLH; this is translated from the exons ATGGGAATAGGACTTTCTGCCCAAGGGGTCAACATGAACAGGCTTCCTG GATGGGATAAACATTCTTACGGGTACCACGGTGATGATGGGCATTCCTTCTGTTCCTCGGGGACAGGACAGCCCTATGGCCCTACATTCACAACTGGAGATGTCATCGGTTGCTGTGTCAACCTCATCAACAATACCTGCTTCTACACAAAAAATGGCCACAGTTTAG GTATAGCCTTTACAGACCTCCCT TCAAACCTGTACCCTACGGTGGGCCTCCAGACTCCAGGAGAGATAGTGGATGCCAACTTTGGGCAGCAGCCATTTGTGTTTGACATCGAGGACTACATGAGGGAGTGGCGAGCGAAGATTCAGAGCACCATTAAGAGGTTTCCCATAGGAGACAGGCTAGGCGAGTGGCAGGCCATGCTGCAGAA taTGGTTTCTTCGTATTTGGTTCATCATGGGTACTGTTCAACAGCAACTGCCTTCGCCAGAGTCACAGACACTGCAATCCAGGAAGAACAGACCTCAATAAAGAACAGACAAA GAATACAGAAGCTAGTATTAGCAGGCCGAGTTGGAGAGGCTATAGAAGCCACCCAGCAGCTCTACCCTGGCCTCCTAGAACATAACCCCAACCTGCTCTTCATGTTAAA GTGTCGGCAGTTTGTGGAGATGGTGAACGGGACAGACAGTGAAGTACGTTGTTTCAGTGCACGCAGCCCCAGATCCCAGGACAGCTACCCTGGGTCCCCCAGCTTAAGTCCCAGACACGGATCCAGCAACTCACATGTTCATAGTACTG GAGCAGATAGTCCTACCTGTAGCAATGGAGTCATGtccacaaaaagcaaacagagccaCAGTAAATACCCAACACTGAGTTCATCTTcgtcatcttcctcctcctcctccccctcatCTGTGAACTACTCAGAGTCCAATTCTACAGATTCTACCAAATCTCAGCAGCACAGTAGTACGAGTAACCAAGAAACCAG CGACAGCGAGATGGAAATGGAGGCTGAGCACTACCCCAATGGAGTCCTGGAAAATTCATCCACCAGGATAATGAATGGCACCTACAAACACGAAGAGATCCTGCAGACAGATGAATCCAGCATGG ACAGCTGTCCCCAGAGGCAGCTCTGTGGAGGGAACCATGCTGCCACCGAGCGAATGATCCAGTTTGGACGGGAGCTGCAGATGCTGAGtgaacagctgtgcagagaatACGGGAAGAACACAATGCACAAGAAGATGCTTCAG GATGCATTTAGCTTGTTAGCTTACTCAGACCCTTGGAACTGCCCTGTTGGTCAACAGCTGGACCCAATCCAGAGGGAACCTGTGTGTGCTGCTCTTAATAGTGCTATTTTGG AGTCTCAGAACCTGCCAAAGCAGCCCCCACTGATGCTTGCCCTGGGCCAGGCCTCGGAGTGTTTGCGACTCATGGCTCGCGTGGGCTTGGGCTCCTGTTCCTTTGCCAGAGTAGACGACTATTTGCACTAG
- the RANBP10 gene encoding ran-binding protein 10 isoform X3 has protein sequence MGIGLSAQGVNMNRLPGWDKHSYGYHGDDGHSFCSSGTGQPYGPTFTTGDVIGCCVNLINNTCFYTKNGHSLGIAFTDLPSNLYPTVGLQTPGEIVDANFGQQPFVFDIEDYMREWRAKIQSTIKRFPIGDRLGEWQAMLQNMVSSYLVHHGYCSTATAFARVTDTAIQEEQTSIKNRQRIQKLVLAGRVGEAIEATQQLYPGLLEHNPNLLFMLKCRQFVEMVNGTDSEVRCFSARSPRSQDSYPGSPSLSPRHGSSNSHVHSTGADSPTCSNGVMSTKSKQSHSKYPTLSSSSSSSSSSSPSSVNYSESNSTDSTKSQQHSSTSNQETSDSEMEMEAEHYPNGVLENSSTRIMNGTYKHEEILQTDESSMEDSCPQRQLCGGNHAATERMIQFGRELQMLSEQLCREYGKNTMHKKMLQDAFSLLAYSDPWNCPVGQQLDPIQREPVCAALNSAILESQNLPKQPPLMLALGQASECLRLMARVGLGSCSFARVDDYLH, from the exons ATGGGAATAGGACTTTCTGCCCAAGGGGTCAACATGAACAGGCTTCCTG GATGGGATAAACATTCTTACGGGTACCACGGTGATGATGGGCATTCCTTCTGTTCCTCGGGGACAGGACAGCCCTATGGCCCTACATTCACAACTGGAGATGTCATCGGTTGCTGTGTCAACCTCATCAACAATACCTGCTTCTACACAAAAAATGGCCACAGTTTAG GTATAGCCTTTACAGACCTCCCT TCAAACCTGTACCCTACGGTGGGCCTCCAGACTCCAGGAGAGATAGTGGATGCCAACTTTGGGCAGCAGCCATTTGTGTTTGACATCGAGGACTACATGAGGGAGTGGCGAGCGAAGATTCAGAGCACCATTAAGAGGTTTCCCATAGGAGACAGGCTAGGCGAGTGGCAGGCCATGCTGCAGAA taTGGTTTCTTCGTATTTGGTTCATCATGGGTACTGTTCAACAGCAACTGCCTTCGCCAGAGTCACAGACACTGCAATCCAGGAAGAACAGACCTCAATAAAGAACAGACAAA GAATACAGAAGCTAGTATTAGCAGGCCGAGTTGGAGAGGCTATAGAAGCCACCCAGCAGCTCTACCCTGGCCTCCTAGAACATAACCCCAACCTGCTCTTCATGTTAAA GTGTCGGCAGTTTGTGGAGATGGTGAACGGGACAGACAGTGAAGTACGTTGTTTCAGTGCACGCAGCCCCAGATCCCAGGACAGCTACCCTGGGTCCCCCAGCTTAAGTCCCAGACACGGATCCAGCAACTCACATGTTCATAGTACTG GAGCAGATAGTCCTACCTGTAGCAATGGAGTCATGtccacaaaaagcaaacagagccaCAGTAAATACCCAACACTGAGTTCATCTTcgtcatcttcctcctcctcctccccctcatCTGTGAACTACTCAGAGTCCAATTCTACAGATTCTACCAAATCTCAGCAGCACAGTAGTACGAGTAACCAAGAAACCAG CGACAGCGAGATGGAAATGGAGGCTGAGCACTACCCCAATGGAGTCCTGGAAAATTCATCCACCAGGATAATGAATGGCACCTACAAACACGAAGAGATCCTGCAGACAGATGAATCCAGCATGG AAGACAGCTGTCCCCAGAGGCAGCTCTGTGGAGGGAACCATGCTGCCACCGAGCGAATGATCCAGTTTGGACGGGAGCTGCAGATGCTGAGtgaacagctgtgcagagaatACGGGAAGAACACAATGCACAAGAAGATGCTTCAG GATGCATTTAGCTTGTTAGCTTACTCAGACCCTTGGAACTGCCCTGTTGGTCAACAGCTGGACCCAATCCAGAGGGAACCTGTGTGTGCTGCTCTTAATAGTGCTATTTTGG AGTCTCAGAACCTGCCAAAGCAGCCCCCACTGATGCTTGCCCTGGGCCAGGCCTCGGAGTGTTTGCGACTCATGGCTCGCGTGGGCTTGGGCTCCTGTTCCTTTGCCAGAGTAGACGACTATTTGCACTAG